The Thermocladium sp. ECH_B nucleotide sequence AAACGCTGCTNCTCGATGCAAATACCAATTCACCAACGTCGCTGATCCTCATGGCTTCAAGCAGGTTAAACGTGGCCACCACATTCTCCCGGAAATGAATGTCGGGATTAGTGGTGCTGACCCTAACCTCCGGATTAGCCGCGAAGTGAAGCACTGCGGTGGCGCCCCTTAATTCCCGCGATAAATCCCCATCCTTTAGATCCAGCCTTGATATGGTTACTCTGGGGTTCCCCAAGTGATGTGATAGGTTCTCCATTCTACCGCTACTGAAGTTATCAATCACCTTAATGGAGAACCCCATCCTAACCAATGCATCCACGGCATGGGAACCAATGAACCCCGCTCCCCCAGTGACTATTATAGACATGAAAAAGATAAGCATGGCCCCATATTTAAGCTGTATCCAATGAACATAGCGAGAAATTAATGAATGAAACGAACTAAAGATAAAACCACGCCCTTTCTAAGGGTGGGATGCCTCCCCCTTATATAACATTAAATAGAGATACCATTAAGCGTTTTGAGAAGGTGGGGGAGGAATTAGGGATTAAAGTCGTTAGGGTTTTGAGGCTTGGGCTTCTAAGACTTGTTCCCTGTGTGGGGAGGTCCACGAGGATAGGCGCGTTNAGCGTGGCTTGTTTAAGTGCCCCGCATGGGGAGGACCATAAATGCTGATCCAAATGGCTCAGTAAACATCATACATATCCCCGAGTCCCGAGGAACTGGGAGAAGGGAGCTTTCCGTGAGGGATAGGGGTAATGGGTTGAGGGCCCAGCCCATGATCCACCGCTGGACGAATGGAGCGGGGTGAACCCCACCAGCAATGAAGTGATGAGGGGGGCGGTAAACCATGAATCCATTATCGGCCCTAATGGAGCCCCTAAAGGGCGGGGAGGAGGTCAGTTGTTTTTATAATTGTAAGACGTTATTTCGATTATTGCGTTTGATGATCCTCAAGACTTAGCTACTCCCCTGATTTAAGCTGTAAGCGGTGAAGACATGCAACTTGAATTACCCATCCCACATGCATGGGTGGATTACGGAGCCATAATGCTGCTGCTTGCAATGGTTATAGGCTTCGCCGTGGAGATACGTCGCGGNGCCATTAGGAAGTACGATATTTATCCAGCAATTGGCCCGATCACTAGGGAGGGAACAGGCTCAGCATTCATTAAGGCCGCGCTTGAGGCACTCTTCCTGGATGTCTTGGCGGCGGCGCCCCTCTCGGATTGCCACCAAGGCGCTTACTATGAACGCAGAACCAGGGTGAAGAGGGGTGCTCACCTATTAATATTCTATGGATTCCTATTCCTGCTGGCGGCCACGATAATTGGATTCGCAACTGATAAGTGGGTAACCAGCACCGAATTCATTCCGGCCTACTACCTTGGACCATGGGGCTTCACATTGATGGCAGGCATTGGCATGTTGGGGGGAATCCTTTGCTTAATTGGGATAGGCATCTATGTACCGACTAGGTACAGGGGGGATAAGCCGGCGACTCGCTTAACCAGCGCTGACTGGTTCCTAGCAATGCTGACGCTCACGGTGATTACAGGCTTCATCCTAGAAGCAGCTGAGATACTGTGGCAGCAAGCATTGGCAGTGGCGTTCTGGATTCACATGATCTTCGTGGCAAGCCTCTTCGTTACAATGCCTTTCACCAAGTTCTCCCACGCCTTGTATCAACCCATTTGGGCCATATATGAGAGAATGGGGAGAAGAAGCGGTAAGGAGCCCCGCCTCCCCATTCCTAAGGCGAGGGCGGAGAGGTGATCCAGGTGCCGACGCTCGTATACTCATCTAGGTGCGTTGGATGCGGTGATTGCGTCGATATATGTCCAAGCGACATAATGCATTTCGATCCCAAGACCAGGAAGGCGTATAATGCGGAGCCAGACATGTGCTGGGAGTGCTTTAACTGTGTTAAGGTATGCCATAGATACGCCATGGATGTGAGGGGCTATGCGGACTTCGTTCCAATGGGGCACAGCATATCAGTGCTGCGCGATGAGAAGGAGAACAAGGTTTACTGGAAGATTAAGTATAGGAATGGCACAGTTAAGGAATTCGTTTTCCCGATACGGACCACTCCATGGGGATCCATAAAGCCTCCGCAAGCATACGCTGAACCCGCTAGGGGCAAATTAATGGATGAGTACTTATCGGCCGAGCCAGATAAACTCTACGTTCCTGAATTACCGAAACCAAGGGAGGCGGTGATCCATGAGAACTAGGCAAATAGATACCGATATATTAATAATAGGAGGCGGAATGGCTGGGACAGGGGCGGCTTGGGAGGCAAGGTACTGGTGCCGCAACTGCAGCATACTGATAGTGGAGAAGGCCAACATAAATAGGAGCGGAGCTGTCGCAATGGGTCTCTCCGCGATTAATACTTACCTCGGCATGAAGTGCAAGGAAAACACTCCGGAGGACTTCGTCAAGTACGTTAAGACGGACCTAATGGGAATAGTGAGGGATGACTTGGTCTACGACGTGGCGCGGCACGTGGATTCCACTGTTCACCTCTTTGATGAGTGGGGCTTACCCATATGGAGGAACGACAAGACGGGATGCTACGTGCGGGAGGGGAAGTGGCAGGTAATGATTAATGGGGAGTCCTATAAGGC carries:
- a CDS encoding adenylylsulfate reductase, giving the protein MPTLVYSSRCVGCGDCVDICPSDIMHFDPKTRKAYNAEPDMCWECFNCVKVCHRYAMDVRGYADFVPMGHSISVLRDEKENKVYWKIKYRNGTVKEFVFPIRTTPWGSIKPPQAYAEPARGKLMDEYLSAEPDKLYVPELPKPREAVIHEN